A single region of the Pseudorhodoplanes sp. genome encodes:
- the cyoE gene encoding heme o synthase, producing the protein MLAALRITCSLLKLRIGVAIAASALAGIAAAEGPHLSLIQASALTLAVLGASGAAGAFNHYYERETDRQMTRTRSRPFASGLLRPSIGWPISFAVLLIASLALAAAAGGLVSSLYVFLGAFTYGVVYTVWLKRRSVWNIVLGGLAGSFAVLAGAAAVNPTLQLYPVVLALVLFLWTPPHFWSLAAAKADDYAKAGVPMLPVRVPERVWTLAILLHTAALVAISLIPLWYGRGPIYGIGAGLGGAWFLWKSVELYLRPNRQTAISNFFASLIQLVLLVLGVVLDSVLQPFG; encoded by the coding sequence ATGCTCGCCGCGCTTCGCATCACCTGCTCGCTCCTGAAGCTCAGGATCGGTGTTGCGATCGCGGCGAGTGCACTTGCGGGTATTGCAGCGGCGGAGGGACCACATCTGTCCCTGATTCAGGCGTCAGCACTGACATTGGCGGTGCTTGGGGCCTCCGGCGCTGCTGGCGCGTTCAATCACTATTATGAACGCGAGACAGACCGCCAGATGACGCGCACGCGGTCGCGGCCCTTTGCCAGCGGTCTTCTGCGGCCGAGCATAGGGTGGCCGATCTCCTTTGCTGTTTTGCTGATCGCGTCGCTGGCGCTTGCGGCTGCTGCAGGCGGCCTTGTGTCGTCGTTGTATGTATTCCTTGGCGCCTTTACCTATGGCGTCGTCTATACGGTGTGGCTCAAGCGACGCAGCGTCTGGAACATTGTATTGGGCGGCTTGGCCGGAAGTTTCGCGGTGCTGGCCGGTGCGGCCGCTGTGAATCCCACATTGCAGCTTTATCCGGTGGTGCTGGCGCTCGTGCTGTTCCTGTGGACGCCGCCGCATTTCTGGAGCCTGGCAGCGGCCAAGGCGGACGACTATGCCAAGGCTGGCGTGCCGATGCTGCCGGTTCGGGTCCCGGAGCGGGTCTGGACGCTCGCCATTCTGCTGCACACGGCGGCTCTCGTCGCAATCTCCCTGATTCCGCTCTGGTATGGGAGAGGCCCGATCTACGGCATCGGTGCAGGTCTGGGCGGAGCCTGGTTTCTCTGGAAGAGCGTTGAGCTCTACCTGCGGCCCAACCGGCAGACAGCGATTAGCAATTTCTTCGCCTCGCTGATCCAGTTGGTGCTTCTCGTTCTCGGGGTGGTGCTCGACTCGGTCCTGCAACCCTTCGGTTAG
- a CDS encoding enoyl-CoA hydratase family protein, whose translation MSKDKAVAAKSGNGSAAPDTSKRFRPQRVDFANFKPRHFLWQRDGKVATITLNRPERKNPLTLESYAELRDMFRDLVYADDIKTIVVTGAGENFCSGGDVHEIIGPLVEMQRRGDMSGLLAFTRMTGDLVKAMRACPQPIVTAIDGVCAGAGAILAMASDLRYGTARSKTAFLFVRVGLAGADMGACNMLPRIVGVGRASELLYTGRSMDGNEAERWGFFNKLCEPNRVLEEAQAMAKSLADGPTFAHAMTKRCIHQEWNMGVDESIEAEAQAQAICMQTKDYERAYEAFVAKARPAFEGN comes from the coding sequence ATGTCGAAAGATAAGGCCGTTGCTGCGAAGTCAGGGAACGGATCAGCCGCGCCCGACACGAGCAAGCGCTTCCGCCCGCAGCGTGTTGATTTTGCAAACTTCAAGCCGCGTCACTTCCTCTGGCAGCGCGACGGCAAGGTTGCGACGATCACGCTCAACCGGCCCGAACGCAAGAACCCGCTGACGCTGGAATCCTATGCTGAGTTGCGGGACATGTTTCGCGATCTGGTCTATGCGGATGACATCAAGACGATCGTGGTGACAGGCGCGGGCGAAAATTTCTGCTCCGGCGGCGACGTGCACGAGATCATCGGCCCTCTGGTCGAGATGCAGCGTCGCGGTGACATGAGTGGACTCCTTGCATTCACCCGGATGACAGGTGATCTCGTCAAGGCGATGCGCGCCTGTCCGCAACCGATTGTCACGGCGATCGATGGCGTCTGTGCCGGCGCGGGAGCCATCCTCGCCATGGCCTCCGATCTGCGTTACGGCACCGCCCGCAGCAAGACCGCCTTTCTGTTCGTGCGTGTCGGCTTGGCCGGCGCCGATATGGGAGCGTGCAACATGCTGCCTCGGATCGTCGGCGTCGGCCGCGCTTCCGAGCTGCTGTATACGGGCCGCTCGATGGACGGGAACGAAGCGGAGCGCTGGGGTTTCTTCAACAAACTCTGCGAGCCGAACCGCGTGCTCGAAGAAGCGCAGGCGATGGCAAAATCACTGGCGGACGGTCCGACCTTCGCCCATGCCATGACCAAGCGCTGCATCCATCAGGAATGGAACATGGGCGTCGATGAATCGATCGAAGCCGAAGCGCAGGCGCAAGCCATCTGCATGCAAACCAAGGATTATGAGCGAGCCTACGAGGCGTTTGTCGCCAAGGCCCGACCGGCCTTCGAGGGCAACTGA
- a CDS encoding enoyl-CoA hydratase/isomerase family protein, whose product MTVADGVAMITLDRPPVNAISEEWLCQFNGLLDELNNRSDWRILHLRSEQKVFCAGADLNEMRDRMGTPDGPDRMYSYVAAIQRLFARIETLPQVTIAEIGGAALGGGLELALACDLRIAANEAKLGLPEARLGLIPGAGGTQRLTKLCGRPVAERLILGAEIIDGAKAHELGLVQWAAPSAKLPERALEIIRRVSSLPAGALIASKMCIAAASDGGRNGYSEELEATRRLLASTDTRQRVEAFLAGVTNDWGQIKKGNAR is encoded by the coding sequence ATGACAGTCGCAGATGGCGTGGCGATGATCACGCTGGATCGACCGCCGGTGAACGCGATCAGCGAGGAATGGCTCTGCCAGTTCAACGGATTGCTCGATGAACTCAACAACCGTTCCGATTGGAGAATTCTGCATCTGCGGTCGGAACAGAAGGTGTTTTGCGCCGGCGCCGATCTCAATGAAATGCGTGATCGAATGGGCACACCGGACGGTCCGGACCGCATGTACTCGTATGTGGCGGCGATCCAGCGGCTGTTCGCGCGGATTGAAACCTTGCCGCAGGTCACGATCGCCGAAATCGGCGGAGCCGCGCTGGGGGGCGGACTTGAACTTGCGCTCGCCTGCGATCTGCGCATCGCGGCGAACGAGGCCAAGCTGGGGCTGCCGGAGGCGCGCCTCGGTCTCATTCCGGGGGCCGGCGGAACCCAGCGCCTGACCAAGCTGTGCGGTCGGCCGGTTGCGGAGCGGCTGATCCTGGGTGCCGAAATCATCGATGGCGCCAAAGCGCACGAACTGGGTCTTGTGCAATGGGCGGCACCGTCCGCCAAGCTACCCGAGCGTGCGCTCGAAATCATCCGCCGCGTATCATCATTGCCGGCCGGCGCGCTCATTGCGAGCAAGATGTGCATCGCCGCAGCCAGCGACGGCGGGCGCAACGGCTATTCAGAAGAACTTGAAGCGACACGCCGCCTGCTGGCGAGCACCGACACCCGTCAGCGCGTGGAGGCGTTTCTCGCCGGCGTGACGAATGACTGGGGACAGATCAAGAAAGGAAACGCGCGATGA
- the hcrC gene encoding 4-hydroxybenzoyl-CoA reductase subunit gamma, which translates to MQTAGAVPAKRLLRIQVNGRWREDAVADNLLLIDYLRNTAGLTGVKSGCDGGECGACLVLVDGEAVPACITLAARCEGRSVETIESLATQGRPSRLQRAFHEALGAQCGFCTPGMIMAAEALLRKNPKPTDGDIREALSGNLCRCTGYIKIIESVKTAAGAGS; encoded by the coding sequence ATGCAAACTGCAGGGGCCGTTCCCGCAAAACGATTGCTCAGAATTCAGGTCAATGGTCGCTGGCGCGAAGACGCCGTCGCAGACAATCTTCTCCTCATCGATTATCTCCGTAATACCGCCGGTCTGACCGGCGTGAAGTCCGGCTGTGACGGTGGCGAATGCGGAGCCTGCCTCGTCCTGGTTGACGGAGAAGCGGTGCCTGCCTGCATCACTCTCGCGGCCCGCTGCGAAGGTCGATCGGTCGAGACCATCGAAAGCCTCGCCACCCAAGGACGGCCGAGTCGTCTGCAGCGCGCATTTCACGAGGCGCTGGGCGCACAATGCGGTTTCTGCACTCCAGGTATGATCATGGCGGCCGAGGCGCTGCTGCGAAAAAATCCGAAGCCGACCGATGGCGACATTCGCGAAGCGCTGTCCGGTAATCTCTGCCGTTGCACCGGCTACATAAAGATCATCGAATCCGTGAAGACCGCGGCCGGAGCCGGCTCATGA
- a CDS encoding RidA family protein: MSARVLLPEGWAPPIGYANGLEVPAGRIVFIAGQVGWDAQQKFQTEELVPQFEQALKNILAILAEAGGKPEHICRMTAYCIDKPEYLKRRSELGGVWRRLMGKHYPAMSMIFVSDLLDAPGKIELEATAVLPR, encoded by the coding sequence ATGTCTGCACGCGTTCTGCTGCCGGAAGGGTGGGCGCCGCCGATTGGCTATGCTAACGGCCTTGAGGTTCCCGCGGGCCGGATCGTATTCATTGCCGGCCAGGTCGGCTGGGATGCGCAGCAAAAATTCCAGACTGAAGAACTGGTGCCGCAATTCGAGCAGGCGCTGAAGAATATCCTGGCGATTCTTGCCGAAGCCGGCGGAAAGCCGGAGCATATCTGCCGCATGACGGCCTATTGCATCGACAAGCCCGAATACCTCAAACGCCGGTCCGAGCTGGGCGGCGTCTGGCGCCGGCTGATGGGCAAGCATTACCCCGCGATGAGCATGATCTTTGTCAGCGATTTGCTTGATGCGCCCGGAAAGATCGAGCTTGAGGCCACGGCTGTCCTGCCTCGCTGA
- a CDS encoding GNAT family N-acetyltransferase: protein MSEPRRQRSSRHGRHDVPKGLADRVSEARRLSLKIRRVRSEDVPAIIALDKRITGLAKPEYWEDVFKRYGRRRSRERFFFVAEPLETDGSLLGFIIGEIRAWEFGSGPCGWIFALSVEPSARLRGTGEALFNAISAQFKAAGVTKLRTMVARDHPLPMQFFRGEGMVAGPYIQLEKELG, encoded by the coding sequence ATGAGCGAGCCGCGCAGACAGCGTTCCAGCCGACATGGCCGTCACGACGTCCCGAAGGGTTTAGCCGACCGTGTGTCAGAGGCGAGACGGCTTTCGTTGAAGATCCGTCGCGTAAGATCTGAAGACGTTCCCGCCATAATTGCGCTCGACAAGCGGATCACGGGATTGGCGAAGCCGGAGTATTGGGAAGACGTGTTCAAGCGATATGGTCGGCGGCGGTCGCGGGAGCGCTTCTTTTTTGTTGCCGAGCCGTTGGAGACGGATGGGTCGTTACTCGGGTTCATCATTGGCGAAATTCGCGCGTGGGAGTTTGGATCGGGTCCATGCGGGTGGATTTTTGCGCTATCCGTCGAACCGAGTGCGCGGCTTCGCGGCACCGGAGAGGCATTGTTCAACGCCATCTCGGCTCAGTTCAAAGCGGCGGGCGTGACCAAGCTGCGCACCATGGTCGCGCGCGACCACCCGCTCCCAATGCAGTTCTTCCGCGGAGAAGGGATGGTGGCCGGCCCGTATATCCAACTCGAAAAGGAGCTCGGTTGA
- a CDS encoding SDR family NAD(P)-dependent oxidoreductase → MRLEGKTALITGGASGIGRATVLEFARSGASVICADVNDEQGMALQREAASTNFAVEFVHVDLSSSESIHDCASKVLNKHPRVDILVNAAGWNDIQPFIENKPGYIDRVIAINLGGTVHLTHALLPSMIAAGKGKIVNVSSDAGRVGSSGETAYAAAKGGVIAFTKSLAREMARHSINVNCVCPGPTDTPMLQSRPEKLKEAFVRAIPFKRFAEPREIADAVLFFAGPRSDYVTGQVLSVSGGLTFAG, encoded by the coding sequence ATGAGGCTCGAGGGAAAAACTGCTCTGATCACTGGCGGGGCGTCAGGGATCGGCCGCGCGACCGTCCTGGAGTTCGCCCGCAGCGGCGCGTCTGTGATATGTGCCGACGTGAACGACGAGCAGGGAATGGCTCTGCAGCGAGAGGCCGCCAGCACAAACTTCGCCGTGGAGTTCGTCCATGTCGATCTTTCCAGCTCCGAGTCCATTCACGATTGCGCCTCGAAAGTGCTGAACAAGCATCCGCGCGTCGATATTCTCGTCAATGCCGCCGGCTGGAACGACATTCAGCCGTTTATCGAGAACAAGCCCGGTTATATCGATCGGGTGATTGCGATCAATCTCGGCGGGACCGTGCATCTGACACATGCACTGCTGCCGTCGATGATCGCCGCCGGGAAAGGCAAGATTGTCAATGTATCGAGCGACGCCGGGCGCGTCGGCAGCAGCGGTGAGACGGCCTACGCCGCCGCCAAGGGCGGAGTCATCGCGTTCACAAAATCGCTCGCGCGCGAGATGGCCCGCCATTCCATCAATGTGAACTGCGTCTGCCCAGGGCCGACCGACACGCCCATGCTGCAATCGCGGCCGGAGAAGCTCAAGGAGGCGTTCGTCCGCGCGATTCCCTTCAAGCGGTTCGCCGAGCCGCGCGAAATTGCAGACGCTGTCCTGTTTTTTGCCGGACCGCGTTCCGACTATGTCACCGGCCAGGTGCTGAGTGTGAGCGGTGGTCTCACGTTTGCGGGTTGA
- a CDS encoding benzoate-CoA ligase family protein, with protein sequence MLTQRTYNAAVDFVDRNVLEGRGNKTAFVDPSRNITYAELLDGVARVRPLLERFGVERENRVALILLDTVDFPLLFWGAIRAGVIPVLLNTRLTADQYRFLLEDSRAKVAFVSAALLSVVQEAAQGLSTLKQIVVVGGGPENMPRLDVLLAGVNAQAAPAETCADEVAYWLYSSGTTGAPKGVMHVHATPRNVSMLAGQGRIGIREDDVVFSAAKMFFSYGLGNAVLCPMWVGATTVLYPERPTPATVFETLSGYQPTMFYAVPTLYAAILQDPECIRERGSQRLRLCFSAGEPLPAHIGEMWRARFGIDIVNGVGSTEMGHLFLTNIPGAVEYGTSGVPVNGYDLRLVDETGREVGDDEIGELLVRGESAAAGYWNQLARSRRTFEGEWTRTGDKYMRRADGVYIYIGRADDMFKVSGIWVSPFEVEAALIAHEYVLEAAVVPAQDDHGLIKPRAFVVLKEQQEASQRYIYEELKVHVKRTIGPWKYPRWIEFVDSLPKTATGKVQRYMLRDRPLNGGRSHG encoded by the coding sequence ATGCTCACACAACGTACCTATAACGCCGCCGTTGATTTCGTCGATCGCAATGTGCTCGAAGGGCGTGGCAACAAGACGGCCTTCGTCGATCCGTCGCGAAATATCACATATGCGGAACTGCTGGACGGAGTGGCGCGTGTTCGACCGCTGCTTGAGCGGTTTGGCGTCGAGCGTGAAAATCGAGTTGCCTTGATCCTGCTCGACACGGTGGACTTCCCGCTTCTGTTCTGGGGAGCCATTCGTGCCGGCGTTATTCCGGTTCTGCTCAATACACGATTGACGGCTGACCAATATCGATTCCTGCTGGAGGACTCCCGCGCCAAGGTCGCTTTTGTTTCGGCAGCGTTGCTGTCGGTGGTGCAGGAAGCGGCGCAGGGTCTCTCCACGTTGAAACAAATTGTCGTGGTTGGTGGCGGCCCGGAAAATATGCCGCGCCTTGATGTTTTGCTTGCCGGTGTGAATGCGCAGGCCGCGCCGGCAGAGACCTGCGCCGACGAGGTCGCCTACTGGCTCTATTCGTCCGGCACGACGGGCGCACCAAAAGGGGTGATGCATGTTCATGCGACCCCGCGAAACGTGTCGATGCTTGCCGGACAAGGCCGCATTGGAATTCGTGAGGACGACGTTGTCTTTTCCGCAGCGAAAATGTTCTTTTCCTACGGCCTCGGCAACGCAGTCCTCTGCCCGATGTGGGTCGGTGCGACGACGGTCCTCTATCCCGAACGGCCGACCCCGGCCACCGTCTTCGAGACATTGAGCGGCTATCAGCCGACCATGTTCTATGCCGTGCCGACCCTCTATGCGGCGATTCTCCAAGACCCTGAATGCATACGTGAACGCGGGTCGCAGCGACTGCGCCTCTGCTTTTCGGCGGGGGAGCCGTTGCCGGCGCATATCGGTGAAATGTGGCGGGCGCGCTTTGGCATCGACATCGTGAACGGCGTCGGCTCGACTGAAATGGGCCATCTGTTTCTCACCAACATTCCGGGCGCGGTGGAATATGGCACTTCAGGCGTTCCGGTGAACGGCTACGATTTGCGCCTGGTGGACGAAACTGGACGCGAAGTCGGCGACGATGAAATCGGCGAGCTGCTGGTGCGCGGGGAATCGGCGGCCGCGGGCTACTGGAACCAGCTCGCGCGGTCACGCCGCACATTCGAGGGTGAATGGACCCGCACTGGCGACAAGTACATGCGGCGCGCGGACGGGGTCTACATCTACATCGGCCGCGCAGATGACATGTTCAAAGTGAGCGGAATCTGGGTGTCGCCCTTCGAGGTGGAGGCTGCTCTCATTGCTCATGAATATGTGCTCGAGGCCGCGGTTGTTCCGGCGCAGGACGATCATGGATTGATCAAGCCGAGAGCCTTCGTTGTGCTCAAGGAGCAGCAGGAGGCGTCGCAGCGCTACATCTATGAGGAGCTGAAAGTCCACGTAAAGCGCACGATCGGTCCATGGAAATATCCGCGTTGGATCGAATTTGTCGACAGTCTGCCAAAGACGGCAACCGGCAAAGTCCAGCGCTACATGCTGCGCGATCGGCCGCTCAACGGGGGGCGTTCGCATGGCTGA
- a CDS encoding Rrf2 family transcriptional regulator, which translates to MKLQIASRIAIFALLELADESDRQLSVAEIGQKYRLSSHHLAKVMNQLGRAGMVSAVRGAGGGYQFSGNPRRVTLLDVIQLFEQFGSEDGEGAEPGEGTSEGAILRQIMTEIDDIARATFGSITIATMLKMRERQKNAQHTLSKRRRRQSR; encoded by the coding sequence GTGAAACTGCAGATCGCAAGCAGGATTGCCATCTTTGCTCTGCTTGAGCTGGCAGACGAATCCGATCGTCAATTGTCGGTTGCCGAAATTGGCCAGAAATACAGGCTGTCGAGTCATCACCTGGCCAAAGTCATGAACCAGCTCGGCCGGGCCGGGATGGTCAGTGCCGTGCGCGGGGCGGGCGGCGGTTATCAATTCTCCGGCAATCCGCGACGCGTCACCTTGCTCGACGTCATCCAATTGTTCGAGCAGTTCGGATCGGAAGATGGCGAGGGGGCTGAACCGGGAGAGGGCACGTCGGAGGGTGCGATCCTGCGGCAGATCATGACTGAGATCGACGATATTGCCCGCGCAACCTTCGGGTCGATTACCATCGCCACGATGCTGAAGATGCGGGAGCGCCAAAAGAACGCGCAGCACACGCTCTCAAAACGACGCAGGCGGCAGAGCCGCTGA
- a CDS encoding Crp/Fnr family transcriptional regulator, with translation MSALTPEDIEIVSRIAVFGGLQPETRSRLIAPATIVTLKHGHPLFRQGDPGTAFFIVVEGWIKLFRITIAGEEAVIHVLTKGESFAEAVAFTGNRYPATAEAVSNARVVRIPADHVVRCIRDTPDIALAMIASTSSHLRLLVQQIEQLKAQSGIQRVAEFLVSLCPSDCGTHTIALPYDKTLIAGRLGIKPESLSRTFAKLRAVGVEVRASHVIVKEVAKLRDLADSEHIRIPSNGGCARR, from the coding sequence ATGAGCGCTCTGACCCCGGAAGACATTGAAATCGTCTCGCGTATTGCCGTTTTCGGCGGCTTGCAGCCGGAAACCCGGAGTCGATTGATTGCTCCTGCCACTATTGTCACGCTCAAACATGGCCATCCGCTGTTCCGACAGGGCGATCCGGGAACCGCCTTCTTCATCGTGGTCGAAGGCTGGATCAAGCTGTTCCGGATCACCATTGCCGGCGAAGAGGCGGTCATCCACGTCCTGACCAAGGGCGAAAGCTTTGCCGAGGCAGTCGCCTTTACCGGCAATCGATATCCGGCAACGGCCGAAGCGGTCAGCAACGCGCGCGTGGTGCGCATCCCGGCTGATCATGTCGTGCGATGCATACGCGATACGCCAGACATCGCCCTGGCCATGATCGCCTCGACGTCATCGCATCTGCGCTTGCTGGTGCAGCAGATCGAGCAGCTCAAGGCACAAAGCGGCATACAGCGCGTCGCCGAATTTTTGGTGTCCCTGTGTCCGAGCGACTGCGGAACGCACACGATCGCGTTGCCTTACGACAAGACACTGATCGCAGGACGTCTCGGCATCAAGCCCGAATCGCTGTCCCGCACCTTTGCCAAGCTGAGAGCGGTGGGCGTGGAAGTGCGCGCGTCGCATGTGATCGTCAAGGAAGTGGCAAAACTTCGCGATCTTGCGGACAGCGAGCACATCAGGATTCCGAGTAACGGGGGCTGCGCGCGGCGCTAA
- a CDS encoding cbb3-type cytochrome c oxidase subunit I: MTAETTVGVARAPSESRTCQFTGLRVDIAAQTLIKANAVAAVIFLAIGGLMGLLVALTRWPAVHLLPAEWFYLVLTGHGANVLLFWIIFFEMAVLIFASTILLNARQVMPKLAWLGFVLMVVGALMTNVSVLQGESTVMFTSYPPMMAKPHFYLGLILFAVGALIVTGLFFANLIVAKEEGAFQGSMPLVTFGAMTAAIIAVWTILSGAAILLPTLLWSMGWISDVDTLLYKVVWWGMGHASQQVNVSAHVSLWYLVGALVLGAKPLSEKVSRTAFFLYILFLQLASAHHLLAEPGLSVSWKIVNTSYMMYLAVLGSMIHGLTVPGSFEAAQRKNGYDKGVFEWLRKCPWGNPAFSGTFLSLVMFGFIGGISGVVLGTEQLNVLMHNTIYVPGHFHGTVVTGTTLAFMAATYLVLPLIFQREIIWPKLAKIQPYLFGIGAAGISLFMMGAGTLGVPRRHWDITFSDAELSFAHSAGAFLMMGLNGIFAIIAALGGILYVLIVVGTVLWGQKITSGHKLTFPLHAGGGAVASHYGSYMPPKLPGTIVLVAIFFVSFVLYYFINWKYLSELWLFR, translated from the coding sequence ATGACAGCGGAAACCACCGTTGGCGTCGCCAGAGCGCCGTCCGAGTCGCGGACCTGCCAGTTCACCGGACTGCGCGTCGACATCGCCGCGCAGACTTTGATCAAGGCAAACGCCGTCGCTGCGGTCATTTTTCTTGCGATAGGAGGTTTGATGGGCCTCCTGGTCGCGCTCACGCGCTGGCCCGCCGTGCACCTTCTGCCGGCGGAATGGTTCTATCTCGTGCTCACCGGACATGGAGCCAACGTTCTCCTGTTCTGGATCATCTTCTTTGAGATGGCGGTGCTTATCTTTGCATCCACCATTCTGTTGAATGCCAGACAGGTAATGCCGAAACTCGCCTGGCTCGGTTTTGTCCTCATGGTCGTTGGCGCGCTGATGACGAATGTCTCGGTGCTGCAGGGCGAATCAACGGTGATGTTCACCTCCTATCCGCCGATGATGGCCAAGCCGCATTTCTATCTGGGCTTGATCCTGTTCGCCGTCGGCGCGCTCATCGTCACCGGATTGTTCTTCGCTAACCTGATCGTGGCGAAAGAGGAGGGCGCATTCCAGGGCTCGATGCCGCTGGTGACCTTCGGGGCGATGACCGCGGCCATCATCGCCGTGTGGACGATCTTGTCAGGCGCGGCGATCCTGCTTCCGACATTGCTGTGGTCAATGGGGTGGATTTCTGACGTCGATACGCTGCTCTACAAGGTGGTGTGGTGGGGCATGGGCCACGCATCGCAGCAGGTCAACGTGTCGGCCCATGTGTCGCTGTGGTATCTGGTCGGCGCGCTGGTCCTGGGAGCGAAGCCGCTGTCGGAAAAGGTCAGCCGGACCGCATTCTTTCTCTACATTCTCTTCCTGCAGCTTGCCTCGGCGCACCACCTGCTTGCAGAGCCGGGCTTGTCCGTCAGCTGGAAGATCGTGAACACCAGCTACATGATGTACCTCGCCGTGCTCGGGTCGATGATCCACGGTCTCACGGTGCCGGGATCATTTGAAGCCGCGCAGCGCAAGAACGGCTATGACAAGGGCGTGTTCGAGTGGCTGCGCAAATGCCCGTGGGGGAATCCGGCCTTTTCCGGAACATTCCTCTCGCTCGTGATGTTCGGGTTCATCGGCGGTATTTCCGGTGTTGTGCTCGGCACAGAGCAGCTCAATGTGCTCATGCACAACACGATCTACGTGCCCGGCCATTTTCACGGCACGGTGGTCACCGGCACGACGCTCGCCTTCATGGCGGCAACCTATCTGGTTCTGCCGTTGATCTTCCAGCGCGAAATCATCTGGCCGAAGCTGGCCAAGATCCAACCCTATCTGTTCGGGATCGGAGCTGCCGGGATTTCGCTGTTCATGATGGGGGCTGGCACGCTGGGCGTTCCGCGCCGTCACTGGGACATCACGTTCAGTGATGCGGAGCTGTCTTTCGCACACTCGGCCGGCGCTTTCCTGATGATGGGGCTCAACGGTATCTTCGCCATCATCGCGGCTCTCGGCGGTATCCTCTATGTGCTGATCGTAGTCGGCACGGTATTGTGGGGGCAGAAGATCACGAGCGGTCACAAGCTGACCTTCCCGCTGCATGCGGGTGGTGGCGCCGTTGCCTCGCATTACGGCAGCTACATGCCGCCCAAGCTGCCTGGGACGATTGTGCTGGTGGCGATCTTCTTCGTCTCCTTCGTGCTCTACTACTTCATCAACTGGAAGTATCTCTCTGAACTCTGGCTGTTCCGGTAA
- a CDS encoding acyl-CoA dehydrogenase family protein, with protein sequence MAEPKIRAPDLAHLNWPFFEEAHREFARGLSDWSASEIDKHVDHADVDHSCRALVRALGDAGWLRAIVPAAYGGLSEQIDVRRLCLAREILAWHDSLADFAFAMQGLGTGSISLFGSEAVKKRYLTATCSGRQIAAFALSEPEAGSDVAALAATASADGATHVRLNGKKTWISNGGIADHYIVFARTGEGPGVKGLSAFVVDADTPGLSIDGRIEITAPHPLATLKFSDCRVPLSQRLGAPGEGFKVAMATLDIFRATVGASALGMARRALDEALWRARTRRLFGAPLGDLQLSQSALADSAVDIDAAALLVYRAAWVKDSGKSRITRESSSAKLFATEMAQRAIDRAVQMFGGHGVRKGIKVEALYREIRALRIYEGASEVQKVIIAREMLKADSAETRIEQAAG encoded by the coding sequence ATGGCTGAACCGAAAATCCGCGCGCCCGATCTTGCTCATCTGAACTGGCCTTTCTTCGAAGAGGCGCATCGGGAATTTGCGCGGGGGCTCAGTGACTGGTCAGCGAGCGAAATCGACAAGCACGTCGATCACGCGGACGTGGATCACTCCTGCCGTGCCCTGGTGCGCGCGCTCGGCGATGCGGGTTGGCTGCGCGCGATTGTGCCGGCGGCTTATGGCGGATTGTCCGAGCAGATCGATGTGCGCCGGCTTTGTCTCGCTCGCGAAATTCTCGCGTGGCACGACAGTCTCGCCGATTTTGCATTTGCCATGCAGGGGCTGGGCACCGGTTCGATCTCGTTGTTTGGATCGGAGGCTGTGAAGAAGCGCTATCTGACAGCGACCTGCAGCGGCAGACAGATTGCAGCCTTCGCGTTGTCCGAACCGGAGGCCGGTTCAGACGTCGCCGCGCTGGCTGCGACAGCGAGCGCGGATGGGGCCACGCATGTCCGGTTGAATGGGAAAAAGACCTGGATTTCGAACGGGGGGATTGCCGACCATTACATTGTCTTTGCCCGGACGGGCGAGGGACCCGGAGTCAAAGGCTTGTCCGCCTTCGTGGTTGATGCGGATACGCCGGGGCTGTCGATCGACGGCCGTATTGAAATCACCGCGCCGCATCCGCTGGCCACGCTGAAATTTTCAGATTGCCGCGTTCCGCTCAGCCAGCGACTCGGCGCGCCGGGCGAGGGCTTCAAGGTCGCCATGGCGACGCTCGATATTTTCCGCGCGACTGTTGGCGCGTCGGCCTTGGGGATGGCGCGCCGTGCGCTCGATGAGGCGCTTTGGCGAGCGCGAACGCGAAGATTGTTTGGAGCGCCGCTCGGCGACCTGCAGCTTTCACAGTCCGCGCTGGCCGACAGCGCGGTGGATATCGATGCCGCGGCGCTGCTCGTCTACCGAGCCGCCTGGGTCAAGGACAGCGGCAAATCCCGAATCACACGCGAATCCTCGAGCGCGAAACTATTTGCAACAGAAATGGCGCAGCGCGCGATTGACCGCGCTGTGCAGATGTTTGGCGGGCATGGCGTGCGCAAAGGCATCAAGGTCGAGGCGCTTTATCGCGAGATCCGGGCATTGCGGATCTATGAGGGCGCCAGCGAGGTGCAGAAGGTGATCATAGCACGCGAGATGCTTAAGGCGGATTCGGCTGAAACGAGGATCGAGCAAGCGGCAGGTTGA